The Mycolicibacterium lutetiense genome window below encodes:
- a CDS encoding cyclase family protein: MSDFRKVADEVRNWGRWGSDDELGTLNLITADKVAEGASLVKQGKVFALGGDFSSAGPQGAFQFRQNPTHVMTVDGGDANTLAQYGPQWLRNSVAHEVSGFFVDNPFRFNDDMIVMPLQAATQWDALSHVYYEDKLYNGFPADSVTSFGAFHCGIDKVDGKGITSRGVLLDVVRHRGAEQFLEPGNPITPAELDDTARAQGVSITPGDIVVVHTGWWTRFLATGDGAEPGSGLDWHCASWLHDQQVAAVAADNLMVEDPDPANGVEGTFLPMHMLCLRDMGLMLGEYWDLGALAADCAADGVYEFQLIAPPLRVTGAVGSPVNPIAIK; encoded by the coding sequence ATGAGCGACTTCCGCAAAGTCGCCGACGAAGTGCGCAATTGGGGCCGTTGGGGTTCCGATGACGAGCTGGGCACGCTCAATCTGATCACCGCCGACAAGGTCGCCGAGGGGGCGTCGCTGGTCAAGCAGGGCAAGGTGTTCGCGCTCGGCGGTGACTTTTCCTCCGCCGGACCGCAGGGGGCGTTCCAGTTCCGCCAGAACCCGACCCATGTGATGACCGTGGACGGCGGTGATGCCAACACCTTGGCGCAGTACGGCCCGCAGTGGCTGCGCAATTCGGTGGCCCATGAGGTCAGCGGGTTCTTCGTCGACAACCCGTTCCGCTTCAACGACGACATGATCGTCATGCCGCTGCAGGCCGCCACGCAGTGGGATGCGCTGTCGCACGTCTACTACGAGGACAAGCTCTACAACGGATTCCCGGCCGATTCGGTCACCAGCTTCGGTGCCTTCCACTGTGGCATCGACAAGGTCGACGGCAAGGGCATCACGTCACGCGGGGTACTGCTGGACGTGGTGCGGCATCGCGGTGCTGAGCAGTTCCTCGAACCGGGAAATCCGATCACCCCGGCCGAGCTCGACGATACGGCCAGGGCTCAGGGCGTATCCATCACGCCCGGTGACATCGTGGTGGTGCATACCGGTTGGTGGACAAGGTTTCTGGCCACCGGTGACGGAGCTGAACCCGGATCCGGTCTGGACTGGCACTGCGCCTCGTGGCTGCACGACCAACAGGTGGCCGCCGTCGCCGCCGACAATCTGATGGTCGAGGACCCCGATCCGGCCAACGGTGTGGAGGGCACCTTCCTCCCCATGCACATGCTGTGCCTGCGGGACATGGGCCTGATGCTCGGTGAGTACTGGGATCTGGGTGCGTTGGCCGCGGACTGCGCGGCCGACGGGGTGTACGAGTTTCAGCTCATCGCCCCACCGTTGCGGGTCACCGGCGCCGTCGGTTCGCCGGTGAATCCCATTGCGATCAAATGA